One Methanobacterium sp. DNA window includes the following coding sequences:
- a CDS encoding 50S ribosomal protein L37e → MKGTPSFGKRNKKTHIRCRRCGKNSYHARKKYCAACGFGRSSKIRSYSWQNKKITGYRLK, encoded by the coding sequence ATGAAGGGAACGCCATCATTTGGTAAGCGTAATAAAAAGACCCACATTAGATGTAGAAGATGTGGTAAAAATTCCTATCACGCAAGAAAAAAATACTGTGCAGCATGTGGATTTGGCAGATCAAGTAAGATCAGGAGTTACAGCTGGCAGAATAAAAAAATTACAGGATACAGGTTGAAATAA
- a CDS encoding RNA-binding protein, translating to MSVQKNVNVSRPLDALGKSLNSQVLIKLKGGREFRGVLKSFDMHMNLVLNDAEELENGESSRRLGIVLIRGDNIVYISPG from the coding sequence GTGAGTGTACAGAAAAATGTGAATGTATCAAGACCACTTGACGCATTAGGTAAATCATTAAACTCCCAGGTACTAATTAAGCTTAAAGGCGGAAGAGAATTTAGAGGAGTTTTAAAAAGCTTTGACATGCACATGAATTTAGTATTAAACGATGCTGAAGAATTAGAAAACGGGGAATCATCCCGAAGATTAGGAATTGTGCTTATAAGAGGAGACAACATAGTATATATCTCTCCAGGATAA